The sequence below is a genomic window from Phaenicophaeus curvirostris isolate KB17595 chromosome 16, BPBGC_Pcur_1.0, whole genome shotgun sequence.
TCATAAAGAGTAGGTTGCGTACTGATTGTTTTGATTATTGTTGATTTCCGTAGAAGTGTGGTTAAGTTCTTAAATCTTAAATCTTTCCTTGGCTCTTGTCCATGCTTTTGTTACTTAAAATACTGTTATTTAGACTGGTTAGTTGACAGCATTCCAGGCCAACTGtctaatttgaaataaataaaatacgtTTAAAATACTTGCCGAAAGTGCTGAgctgtttctgaaaagctgatttttgtctttgtgtCCTAAGAAACTTATAACTACTTTGGGGAGAAGATGAAGCTTCTAAGAAACTTAGTGAGGATTCAAAATCCTCTGTATTGGGGAGAATAAGAAAGGAACAAGTTATTTTGTGTAGACAAGGCCACTACTTCTTACTAAGATATTGCAAAAATAAGTGTAATCTTTGTGAAATGCTAGACTGTTTCTGTGGAAGCTTAACTTTCCTCCAATTTTTATTAGATATTATGCAATCTGGTATGTTGCAAATAGGGTATAAGGCAAGATATTTTCCATTGAGATATAAAGCAGTATTTGCATCTGCCTTCAGTGAGTAAGATTAAGGATATCTCATGATATATAAGTGCAAGTTGCCTGCCTCGCAGCTGTGTAAGTGGTAAATATTCATGAGTGCTTGACTGAACATTTTGAAAGATGGCTCATGCTGATTTTGTAGACTACTGTGCAGTGTGTGATGTCCACTCTGCAGACTTAAGGTAGCTTATGTCCTTAATTAAGAAGACGATTCATAGATAAGCACTCTTAAGGGAGCACCCTCTTGAAtgcccttttttctttctgtttctgaccTAGGTATGTGGTTCTGGGGGTTTGACACCTTCATTTCATTATTACCTTCGTTGAACTGGACAAGAATTGATAGAATACAGAGAATAGATGATTCTATTCGTATTCCTGAACCACATGCTGATTCTTTTCACTCTCTGCAACCTCCAAAGGTAAGGGAGAACAGTCTGGGGAAGAACTTTAGCTTTTAATACTTCTTAACTGCCATGTCTTCAGTATTTTGCAATAACTACTTGATACACAAGGGTAATGTAAATAAATGtcttaatttttatgtatttaaaaaaaaatctttataccTTAGGATACCATAAATATCTTTGATTCTGGTCGTATAAGTGAGCTGGAAAAGCAAATGGCCTTCGTGTCTGACAGATGCCATCACCGTGATGGAGAATATAACAAACTGATGCTTCTAGTCCATAATCTTCAGGATCATGTTGTCCAGATGAGTGACAAAAGTGAAACATTGAAGTTAATACAAAATGTGATTGATCAGCATCTCAAAGATATGAAACTGGAGGGAAAGGTAAGATAGTCCGTTATTGATGCTTTCTGATACTGATCAGAGTATTCTATTTTAATAATGCAGGTTATTAGCCATTTGACTCCaggattctttttctgttagGGAATAACTGATAGGTAGTAATTGGCATTTGTTCCTCCTTTGTTACTGCTGACAAAGAATTCATTCCGGAGAAGTGGTCTGAAGTATAATAGGACattgctgggaagcagctggaTTTATCCTGTTTTCATACAGAGGAAGACTATAAGAAGGACTAATGACAAAGAAAGGGTTTTGTGGTAAACTTCCCTGTGTGTAACCACAACTGCTGCTGAATCGAGCCTTTATATTTATGACAGATTCCATAATTTCTCACACTACCCACAGGATTAATCACttacagaataaaagaaaaattatgcttTGTAGAAAGTATCAGTTTTGCTAATTGTTGTCCGAAAGAAAACACACcgcctttttcttccttttttttttaagactgacTTCCTGGCTTTACATCAAGAACATGAGTTACGCATTCTAACGCTGGAAGGACTTCTGGGAAAACTCTCTGCTGAATCTAAGGTATTGAAAATTAACTTTGCTAACTTGCTTATGTTGTAATCTGTTGATACGACAGATTAAGTTTTTTGTTGGCTATCTAAAACCCGAGTTTACTTTACTCTAAGCACAGTTCTTTAAGTCGCAAAACTTGTTTGTATTCTTGCTTACCCTTCTTGGAGGGGCTTTCAGtccaaagattaaaaaatattcgCTTGACCAGGTTCtacttgaaataatttcatattgTACAAAGACTCGACATAATGGTGGGGACACAGTCCTGTACTGTGATGCTAAATCTGTGATACTCACTTGACAGAAAGAGGGTAAAGAATgttacttgtttttctttgtatatGTTAAATCtaagtttgtatttttttaggACATCCAGAAGGAGCTTGACATAGCCAGAGCGAAAACAGTGAGGTATCAGCACTTTtcaaatatatgttttttttcaatcctGATGCTAAGTGATGGTGACATGCATGTCTTCGAAATACAATACTAATCTTTGTCAGCTATCTGACTTCAAGAGTTTATATTGTCAGTAAAAGCACTTTAACCACGGTGCTGAACATCAGCATACTGGCCACTTCCAGTGTGTGACCAAatctacaaatacatttttttttactggagaAAGATGTTTATATAGTGGAGGAGAACGAGTGACTTCTCGTAAATACATTAGAATTTTCCCTCAAATTGCTTAGTGAGGTACACAGTTAACTGCTTTTGATAGGctttatatttaaattctttaattGTATCAGTTCTAACTTTCAGCTCTGTTTTTAGTCTGTCAGCTGTACCAATTTCCTCTCGGGTACTGTGTAATATTGGGATAAAAACAGCAGCACTTCATTAAGTAGTTTCCCCattgggaagagaaaaataaactgctgAGGAGTTGCCATGTAAATCAGATCTAAATGTAAAATGGTGTTAGAATGATGGCTGATGCTTCTTTCCATGAACGCTGATCTGTCCTGGTCGTATGTACCCTCCTACTTAAACTTGACACCTGCCTCTAAAGCATACTTAGGATTAATTTGTTCAAAGCAAGGTGTTTTGAAGTTGTGAACAAGTCCAGCAGTGATGACTTATTGATTTGTCAGCCTAGTGAAGTTCTAAGCTCAAACATATATAGACTTGGGGAGAATTAAAGGTTTCTGGCAAACCAGTCAGACTTTATTTGCATGTTTGCCACTGGTAAGAGTGAGTTTAAGGTTACCTTACTTAAACCAGAGTAACCTTAAATAAGCTTGCAGTTTCTTGAAGATGTTACGATATCTGTCATGGTGAGTAATTGAACTAAGAAGGCACTTTGTATTAGGCAGGTATGCTCTCACGCCTCTGGAATTTGATGGAATGGTTCAAACTACTCTTTCCTAATTATTGACTCCTTGTTTTTGTCAGAGATGATGATGAACACAATCAACTTCTGTCCAAAGTTAAAAAGCTAGAACTAGAGTTGTCTCGGATGAAATCGGAGCTGTTAACTGGGGAAAATACGAAGATGAGCTGCGAGAAAATAGATGCTATTCATGAAAAAGTACGTTCTGTAACTTCTGTAACTGTCCCAGTAAAACTTGGTACTACTtgatgttgtttgttttcttgaaatGCAATGCAGTAAATGATGTGGGAGTCTTATCTTAAAGAATGGTAGTGTTTTATGTAGTGGTATTGTAAATTTTTTCCCTTAGTCTCTAAAATTTGTAACATTTCATTAGACAGTGGCATGTTTTCTACATcggtagggtttttttgagtttagGTTACGATGCAATAGCAGTTCTGTATACAGTCAATTTTGCATGTGCCTGTTTTTATATGGTATTAATCAATGGTTTATAATAACtactaatttttattattattggttAATGGTTTCTAGGTAGATGCCCAGGTCAAGGAATCTGTCAAGCTAATGCTTTTTGGTGATCAACAAGAAGACTTTTCCCAATCGCTTCTCCAGTGGGTTACATCCAATTTTGTGAGCAAACGTGATCTGCAAGCTGTATTGCAGGATCTAGAGAAACAGATCCTCAAGAATATTACTCTCCATATGTCTCttacaaaagaaaagctaaCATCTGAAGTAGTAACAAATGCTGTGGCTAATGCAGGGATTTCTGGCATCTCAGAAGCGGTGAGTGTGTTCAAGGTCTTGAAAGTTAAACTAAAACTGTAAAGAGTCCTTTTTATAGGCATTTTTGAAGCATGACTGTAAATATACATTTAGTAATTTTAAGAGATTATAGGAACATTAATTGAAATGGGGAGAactacagaaaatgctttttgaagTGTCTTCTTACGTTGTTGGTTGCTTGTTgtgaatgtttgttttcttcaaaatgtgctatcttgaaaaacaaagaatacCCAAGAAAAAAGTATACTGAAGAAATGCAGCTCAGGGTCTTGGGAAGGTAGGAGAAAGAATGTAACTTTTGAAGAAAACACCAGTTGAGATGTCTTGAACAGAGACTTTCAAATACTTGTGATGCAGTGCAGCCTCTCAAAGATGCTCACAGCCACACAGATGTGTATATatcaattattttattacttgaTACGGTTAAAAATCTTGCTCTTTCTATTCTCTTTGGTGTGTACCTCTCTAGCAAGTACAAATTATTGTAAACAATGCGCTGAAACTCTACTCTCAAGACAAGATTGGTATGGTGGATTTTGCCTTGGAATCTGCAGGTAAGTAGTAGAGGAAACACTGCTTTTACTATTTAcgttatttataatatttacCAAAAACCTCAAAATGGAGACTGCATCCCTGTCTGTTGCCTGATCATCGCAATCTATGCATGTTGTTTATAGGGTTATGTATCAGCCTAGTTATGCATGGACGGTGATAGAATAGTTCTTCTGAGCATGTGTACAACTGGATAATAGAGAACACAGTTCTGTTGGGGTGCAGTGTACACACCACTGAACTCGCTAGGGAATAAATGGATATTTTTCAGTCCTCTTACTTTAATGTGGTCTTAAAATAACATTGTATTTGCTAGAGGCATTGTATCCCCAGGCAATTATTAGACTTTAACAATATCATTAATAGTGTTTTCTCAGGAAAATACCAGTTATATACTTGAAGCTTTGTACAAATCTCTGTCTTATCTTTTTTGAGGTGGCAGCATTCTAAGTACTCGCTGTTCTGAAACCTATGAGATCAAAACAGCTTTAATTAGCCTGTTTGGAATTCCTCTGTGGTACTTCTCTCAGTCTCCAAGAGTGGTGATTCAGGTAATTAAAGCCCAAGTAAACAAATTCAGCAAAGTTATTCTGTGTTGGGTGGTTTGGATTGTATTTTGGATGGTGGCTGTTTCTGCCAATGATATGCTGGGGAGACATGAACACTTTAAGCTGTTCCCCAGAGCGGGTTTCTTCTTAAGTCTTACTCTAGCAAAACCGAGACCCTTATAGGAGGCTGGGGTGGTGCATTGGAGTTCTGTAAAGTGTGAGCCACTGGGAGGGTTCCTGTTGAGAAGTAATCTCGAGGTGGGTCTTCAAAACACTACTAGTGGTTGAGGAGGCTGTGCTCTCTTCCTGAGGAGTTCTACCAAGTAGAGTGTATTCTGCTGCCACTTACTGCTTAAGACTGCCCCTAATAATTCAGAATTTATTACAATTcattattacaaaaaaataatcattacaAAATACTTCTGGGAGTCATTTTCTTGTTGTGTCCCATTctattctctctcctttttcctgtcTAGCCGGACATGTATCCAGGAAACTGCTGGGCTTTCAAAGGATCACAGGGATATCTTGTAGTTAGACTTTCAATGAAGATCTATCCAACTGCCTTTACAATGGAACACATAGCAAGAACTCTTTCACCAACAGGGAACATCACCAGTGCCCCTAAGAATTTTTCAGTATATGTAAGTCTGTCTCTGAACTTAAGCTGATGTTTGTatgcaaaaaaagaatatttgtgTTACCTGTCTTGGAAGACAATGACTTGAGGGAGGACAGCTAGGAAGATAAACTGTTGCAATCAATGCTCTTAAAAttgcttatattttttaatgagcTTTGAGATTAGGAATAAGAAGTGGTACAACTAATTTCGACAGAgctgtttgatttcttttgctttatccAGTAGTAAACATTTTTGGAGAGAATGATAGGGTTTAATTTGGTGTAGTTCTTTAATACGCTTTAGCTGTTCCATCCTTCCTCCACTCCCTCCTCCCAGAATTTTGGCTCTTCCTCTTATTTAGATATGccttaaatctttttttaaattgatttttaacaTGCACCACAGTTGCGTAGGCATGATGGCAGAACCAGCATAGTTGTGGTATCTATCTGAAAACTGTCTGGTTCTGTCTGTTGATACTCGGTTTTATGTAGACGTGCTTCTGGTTTTAGTTTGCTTTCAAATTCGATGGAAGGAGAAATTTTATCCTGTTGTTACAGGGTCTAGATGACGAATATCAAAAAGAGGGCAAGCTTCTAGGACAGTATGTCTATGATCAAGAGGGAGAGTCACTGCAGATGTTTCCAGTGATGGTAAGTCTGGATGATAAAATTCAGGATGTTAGTAGAAAAATACTTGGTAGTGCACAAtgagcagtgaaagaaaaaggcCTCGTTCTCTGTTGGGTGCTGTAGAAGCTGAGGCAGAAAATATCTGCCTGTCTGCCTCCAAACCTATGGTCCAGATAGATTAGAGGGGAGGAAAGGCTTGTGCTGTCCAGACACAAATACTATGAAGATGCTAACTTTGAAGAGTCTTGCTTCATGCTGCTTCTGACTCCCTTCATAAATAAGTAGCTGTAATGCAAGGAAGGTCCTGTTCAAGGTGGCAGAAAGTTCCTGAGGTGTGACTTAGTTACTAACAGAAGTTGGTAGTTGCAGGAATCTAAGAAAGCAACTCCACCGGCACCAGTTTATTCTAGAAATCTAACTCTGtcttgtgtttggtttttccttttccaggagaaagaagaaaatgcgtTCCAAATAGTGGAGCTGAGAATTCTTTCTAACTGGGGACATGCAGAATATACATGCCTTTATCGGTTCAGAGTGCATGGGAAACCTGCCAAATAAACTACACTACAGCTTGGGTTGTCTGTTGTATATTTTGTTCTCGATTTGTATATACCGCAAAGCCTAGAACACTGGAATCTTTAAAGGATGAGGATGCAGGATATATACTGCAGAACTATTGATCCTCTGATAAAGGCAGAAGACTGTCAACAAAACTGTATAAAACCAATTTTTATTTGCTCTAATGCTCAGCTTGTAATTGCCagtttgctttatatttttgtgtCCATGCTGAGAGAAATAATGCATGCAAACTGCTCTGGTTCATAAAGCCCAGCTGGCAAACAAGTGACTCCTATTTTATTACAAATGAATGtataggtttttttaaaaagaataaaccaCACTTTCTGCAACTAggaatctgttttttttaatccaggaCTGAACTGCATACTTCTGCTAGCTTGGC
It includes:
- the SUN1 gene encoding SUN domain-containing protein 1 isoform X3 is translated as MDFSRLHTYTPPQCLPENTGYTYALSSSYSSDALDFETENKIDPVFDSPRMSRRSLRLAAAGFNKADGVRDDTLHDSSSAGNMSFREQSSKMVKQRKSMSKQSGSVRHTPRRNLSSSSIFSQSSFNSRAGDASMVSTVLDESLIREQTEVDHFWGLDDEGDPKGSDTTLMQGNGDITATETQTTMINGYTCSDCSMLSERKEVLTAYSTSHLPSSRIYSRDRSQKHGSRGTYFYMSKILRLVKHAAASFASLLVQLFQMVLLKLGYEFEAHSDYCGSMNVKEFYREGVRLAVNEESICRYMLHMFRTVGAAGWLVSQKVLSLLWLAILSPGRAASGMFRLLRTGWYQLVTVMSLLKVFLLRRCLPKIFKLLLFLIPLLFLLGMWFWGFDTFISLLPSLNWTRIDRIQRIDDSIRIPEPHADSFHSLQPPKDTINIFDSGRISELEKQMAFVSDRCHHRDGEYNKLMLLVHNLQDHVVQMSDKSETLKLIQNVIDQHLKDMKLEGKTDFLALHQEHELRILTLEGLLGKLSAESKDIQKELDIARAKTVRDDDEHNQLLSKVKKLELELSRMKSELLTGENTKMSCEKIDAIHEKVDAQVKESVKLMLFGDQQEDFSQSLLQWVTSNFVSKRDLQAVLQDLEKQILKNITLHMSLTKEKLTSEVVTNAVANAGISGISEAQVQIIVNNALKLYSQDKIGMVDFALESAGGSILSTRCSETYEIKTALISLFGIPLWYFSQSPRVVIQPDMYPGNCWAFKGSQGYLVVRLSMKIYPTAFTMEHIARTLSPTGNITSAPKNFSVYGLDDEYQKEGKLLGQYVYDQEGESLQMFPVMEKEENAFQIVELRILSNWGHAEYTCLYRFRVHGKPAK
- the SUN1 gene encoding SUN domain-containing protein 1 isoform X6 — protein: MDFSRLHTYTPPQCLPENTGYTYALSSSYSSDALDFETENKIDPVFDSPRMSRRSLRLAAAGFNKADGVRDDTLHDSSSAGNMSFREQSSKMVKQRKSMSKQSGSVRHTPRRNLSSSSIFSQSSFNSRAGDASMVSTVLDESLIREQTEVDHFWGLDDEGDPKGSDTTLMQGNGDITATETQTTMINGYTCSDCSMLSERKEVLTAYSTSHLPSSRIYSRDRSQKHGSTHSDYCGSMNVKEFYREGVRLAVNEESICRYMLHMFRTVGAAGWLVSQKVLSLLWLAILSPGRAASGMFRLLRTGWYQLVTVMSLLKVFLLRRCLPKIFKLLLFLIPLLFLLGMWFWGFDTFISLLPSLNWTRIDRIQRIDDSIRIPEPHADSFHSLQPPKDTINIFDSGRISELEKQMAFVSDRCHHRDGEYNKLMLLVHNLQDHVVQMSDKSETLKLIQNVIDQHLKDMKLEGKTDFLALHQEHELRILTLEGLLGKLSAESKDIQKELDIARAKTVRDDDEHNQLLSKVKKLELELSRMKSELLTGENTKMSCEKIDAIHEKVDAQVKESVKLMLFGDQQEDFSQSLLQWVTSNFVSKRDLQAVLQDLEKQILKNITLHMSLTKEKLTSEVVTNAVANAGISGISEAQVQIIVNNALKLYSQDKIGMVDFALESAGGSILSTRCSETYEIKTALISLFGIPLWYFSQSPRVVIQPDMYPGNCWAFKGSQGYLVVRLSMKIYPTAFTMEHIARTLSPTGNITSAPKNFSVYGLDDEYQKEGKLLGQYVYDQEGESLQMFPVMEKEENAFQIVELRILSNWGHAEYTCLYRFRVHGKPAK
- the SUN1 gene encoding SUN domain-containing protein 1 isoform X2, which encodes MDFSRLHTYTPPQCLPENTGYTYALSSSYSSDALDFETENKIDPVFDSPRMSRRSLRLAAAGFNKADGVRDDTLHDSSSAGNMSFREQSSKMVKQRKSMSKQSGSVRHTPRRNLSSSSIFSQSSFNSRAGDASMVSTVLDESLIREQTEVDHFWGLDDEGDPKGSDTTLMQGNGDITATETQTTMINGYTCSDCSMLSERKEVLTAYSTSHLPSSRIYSRDRSQKHGSRGTYFYMSKILRLVKHAAASFASLLVQLFQMVLLKLGYEFEAHSDYCGSMNVKEFYREGVRLAVNEESICDDCKGKKHLAIYTTDHRQSSWAKRVARTIWHTFSYAGRAASGMFRLLRTGWYQLVTVMSLLKVFLLRRCLPKIFKLLLFLIPLLFLLGMWFWGFDTFISLLPSLNWTRIDRIQRIDDSIRIPEPHADSFHSLQPPKDTINIFDSGRISELEKQMAFVSDRCHHRDGEYNKLMLLVHNLQDHVVQMSDKSETLKLIQNVIDQHLKDMKLEGKTDFLALHQEHELRILTLEGLLGKLSAESKDIQKELDIARAKTVRDDDEHNQLLSKVKKLELELSRMKSELLTGENTKMSCEKIDAIHEKVDAQVKESVKLMLFGDQQEDFSQSLLQWVTSNFVSKRDLQAVLQDLEKQILKNITLHMSLTKEKLTSEVVTNAVANAGISGISEAQVQIIVNNALKLYSQDKIGMVDFALESAGGSILSTRCSETYEIKTALISLFGIPLWYFSQSPRVVIQPDMYPGNCWAFKGSQGYLVVRLSMKIYPTAFTMEHIARTLSPTGNITSAPKNFSVYGLDDEYQKEGKLLGQYVYDQEGESLQMFPVMEKEENAFQIVELRILSNWGHAEYTCLYRFRVHGKPAK
- the SUN1 gene encoding SUN domain-containing protein 1 isoform X5 → MDFSRLHTYTPPQCLPENTGYTYALSSSYSSDALDFETENKIDPVFDSPRMSRRSLRLAAAGFNKADGVRDDTLHDSSSAGNMSFREQSSKMVKQRKSMSKQSGSVRHTPRRNLSSSSIFSQSSFNSRAGDASMVSTVLDESLIREQTEVDHFWGLDDEGDPKGSDTTLMQGNGDITATETQTTMINGYTCSDCSMLSERKEVLTAYSTSHLPSSRIYSRDRSQKHGSRGTYFYMSKILRLVKHAAASFASLLVQLFQMVLLKLGYEFEAHSDYCGSMNVKEFYREGVRLAVNEESIWRAASGMFRLLRTGWYQLVTVMSLLKVFLLRRCLPKIFKLLLFLIPLLFLLGMWFWGFDTFISLLPSLNWTRIDRIQRIDDSIRIPEPHADSFHSLQPPKDTINIFDSGRISELEKQMAFVSDRCHHRDGEYNKLMLLVHNLQDHVVQMSDKSETLKLIQNVIDQHLKDMKLEGKTDFLALHQEHELRILTLEGLLGKLSAESKDIQKELDIARAKTVRDDDEHNQLLSKVKKLELELSRMKSELLTGENTKMSCEKIDAIHEKVDAQVKESVKLMLFGDQQEDFSQSLLQWVTSNFVSKRDLQAVLQDLEKQILKNITLHMSLTKEKLTSEVVTNAVANAGISGISEAQVQIIVNNALKLYSQDKIGMVDFALESAGGSILSTRCSETYEIKTALISLFGIPLWYFSQSPRVVIQPDMYPGNCWAFKGSQGYLVVRLSMKIYPTAFTMEHIARTLSPTGNITSAPKNFSVYGLDDEYQKEGKLLGQYVYDQEGESLQMFPVMEKEENAFQIVELRILSNWGHAEYTCLYRFRVHGKPAK
- the SUN1 gene encoding SUN domain-containing protein 1 isoform X4 is translated as MDFSRLHTYTPPQCLPENTGYTYALSSSYSSDALDFETENKIDPVFDSPRMSRRSLRLAAAGFNKADGVRDDTLHDSSSAGNMSFREQSSKMVKQRKSMSKQSGSVRHTPRRNLSSSSIFSQSSFNSRAGDASMVSTVLDESLIREQTEVDHFWGLDDEGDPKGSDTTLMQGNGDITATETQTTMINGYTCSDCSMLSERKEVLTAYSTSHLPSSRIYSRDRSQKHGSTHSDYCGSMNVKEFYREGVRLAVNEESICDDCKGKKHLAIYTTDHRQSSWAKRVARTIWHTFSYAGRYMLHMFRTVGAAGWLVSQKVLSLLWLAILSPGRAASGMFRLLRTGWYQLVTVMSLLKVFLLRRCLPKIFKLLLFLIPLLFLLGMWFWGFDTFISLLPSLNWTRIDRIQRIDDSIRIPEPHADSFHSLQPPKDTINIFDSGRISELEKQMAFVSDRCHHRDGEYNKLMLLVHNLQDHVVQMSDKSETLKLIQNVIDQHLKDMKLEGKTDFLALHQEHELRILTLEGLLGKLSAESKDIQKELDIARAKTVRDDDEHNQLLSKVKKLELELSRMKSELLTGENTKMSCEKIDAIHEKVDAQVKESVKLMLFGDQQEDFSQSLLQWVTSNFVSKRDLQAVLQDLEKQILKNITLHMSLTKEKLTSEVVTNAVANAGISGISEAQVQIIVNNALKLYSQDKIGMVDFALESAGGSILSTRCSETYEIKTALISLFGIPLWYFSQSPRVVIQPDMYPGNCWAFKGSQGYLVVRLSMKIYPTAFTMEHIARTLSPTGNITSAPKNFSVYGLDDEYQKEGKLLGQYVYDQEGESLQMFPVMEKEENAFQIVELRILSNWGHAEYTCLYRFRVHGKPAK
- the SUN1 gene encoding SUN domain-containing protein 1 isoform X1, with translation MDFSRLHTYTPPQCLPENTGYTYALSSSYSSDALDFETENKIDPVFDSPRMSRRSLRLAAAGFNKADGVRDDTLHDSSSAGNMSFREQSSKMVKQRKSMSKQSGSVRHTPRRNLSSSSIFSQSSFNSRAGDASMVSTVLDESLIREQTEVDHFWGLDDEGDPKGSDTTLMQGNGDITATETQTTMINGYTCSDCSMLSERKEVLTAYSTSHLPSSRIYSRDRSQKHGSRGTYFYMSKILRLVKHAAASFASLLVQLFQMVLLKLGYEFEAHSDYCGSMNVKEFYREGVRLAVNEESICDDCKGKKHLAIYTTDHRQSSWAKRVARTIWHTFSYAGRYMLHMFRTVGAAGWLVSQKVLSLLWLAILSPGRAASGMFRLLRTGWYQLVTVMSLLKVFLLRRCLPKIFKLLLFLIPLLFLLGMWFWGFDTFISLLPSLNWTRIDRIQRIDDSIRIPEPHADSFHSLQPPKDTINIFDSGRISELEKQMAFVSDRCHHRDGEYNKLMLLVHNLQDHVVQMSDKSETLKLIQNVIDQHLKDMKLEGKTDFLALHQEHELRILTLEGLLGKLSAESKDIQKELDIARAKTVRDDDEHNQLLSKVKKLELELSRMKSELLTGENTKMSCEKIDAIHEKVDAQVKESVKLMLFGDQQEDFSQSLLQWVTSNFVSKRDLQAVLQDLEKQILKNITLHMSLTKEKLTSEVVTNAVANAGISGISEAQVQIIVNNALKLYSQDKIGMVDFALESAGGSILSTRCSETYEIKTALISLFGIPLWYFSQSPRVVIQPDMYPGNCWAFKGSQGYLVVRLSMKIYPTAFTMEHIARTLSPTGNITSAPKNFSVYGLDDEYQKEGKLLGQYVYDQEGESLQMFPVMEKEENAFQIVELRILSNWGHAEYTCLYRFRVHGKPAK
- the SUN1 gene encoding SUN domain-containing protein 1 isoform X7, with translation MDFSRLHTYTPPQCLPENTGYTYALSSSYSSDALDFETENKIDPVFDSPRMSRRSLRLAAAGFNKADGVRDDTLHDSSSAGNMSFREQSSKMVKQRKSMSKQSGSVRHTPRRNLSSSSIFSQSSFNSRAGDASMVSTVLDESLIREQTEVDHFWGLDDEGDPKGSDTTLMQGNGDITATETQTTMINGYTCSDCSMLSERKEVLTAYSTSHLPSSRIYSRDRSQKHGSTHSDYCGSMNVKEFYREGVRLAVNEESIWRAASGMFRLLRTGWYQLVTVMSLLKVFLLRRCLPKIFKLLLFLIPLLFLLGMWFWGFDTFISLLPSLNWTRIDRIQRIDDSIRIPEPHADSFHSLQPPKDTINIFDSGRISELEKQMAFVSDRCHHRDGEYNKLMLLVHNLQDHVVQMSDKSETLKLIQNVIDQHLKDMKLEGKTDFLALHQEHELRILTLEGLLGKLSAESKDIQKELDIARAKTVRDDDEHNQLLSKVKKLELELSRMKSELLTGENTKMSCEKIDAIHEKVDAQVKESVKLMLFGDQQEDFSQSLLQWVTSNFVSKRDLQAVLQDLEKQILKNITLHMSLTKEKLTSEVVTNAVANAGISGISEAQVQIIVNNALKLYSQDKIGMVDFALESAGGSILSTRCSETYEIKTALISLFGIPLWYFSQSPRVVIQPDMYPGNCWAFKGSQGYLVVRLSMKIYPTAFTMEHIARTLSPTGNITSAPKNFSVYGLDDEYQKEGKLLGQYVYDQEGESLQMFPVMEKEENAFQIVELRILSNWGHAEYTCLYRFRVHGKPAK